The following proteins are encoded in a genomic region of Terriglobia bacterium:
- a CDS encoding sigma-70 family RNA polymerase sigma factor: MSAATELKIIQKRLDPEFDTLFRAHYALVYRTAYSVTGSVEDAEDVVQTIFLRLLRRAFPPDLKKNPRAYLYRAAFNAALSVLRARRRQPVVTNDVERLRAAAAVSEDAVIEDLHRQLYAAIAELHPRSAQILILRYVHNFNLSDIAKTVGTTRGAVAISLFRSRARLKKLVRLSLENKQ; encoded by the coding sequence ATGTCGGCGGCAACGGAGCTCAAGATCATTCAAAAGCGGCTGGATCCGGAATTCGACACATTATTTCGCGCGCACTATGCCCTGGTCTATCGGACGGCGTACAGCGTCACCGGCAGCGTCGAGGACGCCGAGGATGTCGTTCAGACGATTTTCCTGCGGCTGCTCCGGCGCGCATTTCCGCCCGACCTGAAGAAGAATCCAAGGGCGTATCTGTATCGCGCGGCATTCAATGCGGCGCTGAGTGTCTTACGAGCGCGCCGCCGTCAGCCGGTGGTCACGAATGATGTCGAAAGGCTTCGCGCCGCGGCGGCTGTTTCCGAAGATGCCGTCATTGAAGATCTCCATCGTCAGTTATACGCAGCGATAGCGGAGTTGCACCCGCGCTCGGCTCAGATTCTCATCCTGCGATATGTCCATAACTTCAACCTTTCCGATATCGCAAAGACAGTAGGCACGACGCGCGGTGCGGTGGCCATCAGCCTGTTTCGATCGCGGGCGCGGCTGAAGAAACTCGTCCGCCTGTCCCTGGAGAACAAGCAATGA
- a CDS encoding SRPBCC family protein produces MSLDDIIKSYDPGRPAGRASQLRCPYHGWTYGLDGQLKSAPDMGVVADFDRDCMGLVPMEAMACNNWVWANLATGMPRVGDPPAGLKLEHLHWLERQRYRLNCNWKVFVDNYLDGGYHVPLLHKGLDRVLDYAEYRIELGNRWCLQWSPLEGGGEALYYWIYPNFMINQHPEAMDTNLVIPIGPDETEVVFDFYFADVSEGAAERNRIRIAASEAIQGEDTAICQSVQRGLASRAYQAGRLSARREAGEHLFHRLLACLQPAPVPTHVLFI; encoded by the coding sequence ATGTCCCTCGACGACATTATTAAAAGCTACGACCCGGGCCGGCCGGCCGGCCGGGCGTCCCAGCTTCGTTGCCCTTATCACGGCTGGACGTATGGGTTGGACGGACAGCTGAAGTCGGCGCCCGATATGGGAGTTGTTGCCGATTTCGACCGCGATTGCATGGGACTCGTGCCGATGGAAGCCATGGCGTGCAATAACTGGGTGTGGGCGAATCTCGCAACGGGCATGCCGCGGGTCGGCGATCCGCCGGCCGGTCTGAAGTTGGAGCATCTCCACTGGCTTGAACGGCAGCGCTATCGGCTGAATTGCAATTGGAAGGTGTTCGTCGACAATTACCTGGACGGTGGTTACCATGTGCCGCTTCTTCACAAGGGACTCGATCGCGTTCTGGACTATGCGGAGTACCGCATCGAACTGGGAAATCGATGGTGTTTGCAGTGGAGTCCTCTTGAAGGAGGGGGCGAGGCCTTATATTACTGGATATATCCGAATTTCATGATCAACCAGCACCCGGAGGCGATGGACACGAACCTTGTTATTCCGATCGGGCCGGACGAAACCGAAGTCGTTTTCGATTTCTATTTCGCGGATGTTTCGGAGGGTGCGGCGGAGCGCAACCGGATACGGATCGCCGCGAGCGAGGCGATCCAGGGTGAAGACACGGCCATCTGCCAGTCCGTTCAGCGCGGCCTTGCTTCGCGAGCCTACCAGGCCGGGCGTCTATCCGCGCGCCGCGAGGCAGGCGAACATTTGTTTCACCGCCTGCTGGCCTGCCTCCAGCCTGCACCCGTTCCAACCCACGTATTGTTTATATAA
- a CDS encoding BlaI/MecI/CopY family transcriptional regulator, with amino-acid sequence MARPKLTRLELQIMEALWTRGACSVREIQDAFPEQKRPAYTTVQTIVYRLEEKKAVRIVKKIGNANIFEAVISRSVAENRLIEDLLGLFGGRVKPVIARLIESGKLTMDDVKEAEQTLRKLAKEGELSERKPDRAQPSKGKDKPQ; translated from the coding sequence ATGGCGCGACCGAAATTGACCAGGCTTGAACTGCAGATCATGGAGGCTCTCTGGACTCGCGGCGCTTGTTCCGTACGGGAAATTCAAGACGCGTTTCCCGAGCAGAAGCGTCCTGCCTATACGACCGTCCAGACCATCGTCTATCGCCTCGAAGAGAAAAAAGCCGTCCGCATCGTCAAGAAAATCGGAAATGCCAATATTTTCGAGGCGGTGATTTCCCGCAGCGTCGCTGAAAACAGATTGATCGAGGACCTGCTGGGGTTGTTTGGCGGCCGGGTGAAGCCCGTCATAGCGCGGCTGATCGAGTCCGGCAAACTCACGATGGACGATGTCAAAGAGGCCGAACAAACGCTCCGCAAGCTTGCGAAAGAGGGTGAGCTGAGCGAACGCAAGCCCGATAGGGCGCAGCCATCAAAAGGAAAGGACAAACCCCAATGA
- a CDS encoding M56 family metallopeptidase codes for MIPSYLSPLANHLWQSSLFAGVAGLLTLALRKNRASVRYWLWLAASVKFLIPFSLLVSIGGQFDWRTAPSVTRTPLPVAMDQIVQPFAVTVSGPLLAAVPETRSAIPIVFLGVWLCGFAVSVFCWVRAWRHIRAAVRTASPLHVAVRRDSASIPVMCSRALLEPCVFGLVRPILLLPHGIEDRLTPQQLETILAHEFCHIRRRDNLTAAIHMVAETVFWFYPLVPWIGKRLIEEREHACDEEVLRITQDPESYAQGILNVCKLYLESSGTCAAGVTGSDLKRRVEAIMHDRIAVKLNGGKKALLVGAGIASVFLPLGIGLLKASSSAAQSQSAPHLQFEVASVKRNTSVSQSMRFPVPANGLFAVENIPLKVLISYAFGVQGADVAGAPAWVGSEKYDVTAKAAQPDVRRNDYSLMVQALLVDRFRLSAHSEERDRSGYTLIVDKTGPKLVAASAPCAEPGDRRDPGAVTCGTFFTGPASLDARKMSTPQFAATLSMVLNAPVIDKTGTTGVYDIHLEFNPEGTDLSGRGAHGLDTTPAADNPDTGKPSIFAALQQQLGLRLEPAKVPTNILIIDHIERPSEN; via the coding sequence ATGATCCCCTCCTATCTATCGCCGCTGGCAAACCACTTGTGGCAATCGAGCCTCTTCGCCGGAGTCGCGGGACTGCTGACGCTCGCCTTGCGAAAGAACCGCGCGTCCGTGCGGTACTGGCTCTGGCTGGCCGCGTCGGTGAAGTTTCTCATTCCTTTTTCGTTGTTGGTGAGTATCGGCGGTCAATTTGACTGGCGTACCGCTCCAAGCGTTACACGAACTCCGTTACCGGTCGCGATGGACCAAATCGTTCAGCCCTTTGCCGTCACGGTTTCAGGGCCGCTGTTGGCGGCTGTACCCGAAACACGCAGCGCCATTCCAATCGTTTTCCTTGGTGTGTGGCTTTGTGGTTTTGCAGTCAGCGTTTTTTGTTGGGTACGCGCATGGCGACATATTCGAGCAGCGGTGCGGACCGCGTCGCCTTTGCATGTGGCGGTGCGCCGTGACAGCGCCTCCATTCCAGTAATGTGCTCTCGGGCACTGCTTGAGCCCTGCGTATTTGGTTTGGTTCGGCCCATCTTGCTGCTGCCCCATGGCATTGAAGACCGGCTGACGCCACAACAACTGGAGACTATTCTCGCGCACGAATTCTGTCACATTCGGCGCCGTGACAATCTAACGGCCGCAATTCACATGGTGGCGGAGACAGTCTTCTGGTTTTACCCACTGGTGCCGTGGATCGGAAAACGCCTCATTGAGGAACGGGAACACGCCTGCGACGAAGAAGTACTGAGAATCACCCAAGATCCGGAATCGTATGCGCAAGGAATTCTGAACGTCTGCAAGCTCTATCTGGAGTCGTCCGGCACATGCGCGGCAGGCGTCACCGGCTCAGATCTTAAAAGGCGCGTCGAAGCAATCATGCACGATCGGATTGCCGTAAAGTTGAATGGCGGCAAAAAGGCGCTGCTTGTTGGCGCAGGCATAGCGTCTGTATTCCTGCCGCTGGGAATCGGATTGCTGAAGGCTTCATCGAGCGCCGCCCAGTCTCAAAGTGCGCCGCATCTGCAATTCGAAGTGGCCTCGGTCAAACGTAACACCTCCGTAAGCCAGTCGATGAGATTTCCGGTTCCTGCAAACGGTCTGTTCGCAGTCGAGAATATCCCGCTGAAGGTATTGATTTCATACGCGTTTGGCGTGCAAGGGGCTGACGTAGCTGGAGCTCCGGCGTGGGTCGGTTCGGAGAAGTACGACGTAACAGCAAAAGCTGCGCAGCCCGATGTCAGGCGCAACGACTATTCGCTCATGGTACAGGCCCTATTGGTCGACCGGTTCCGGCTCTCTGCGCACTCGGAAGAGCGGGATCGCAGTGGGTACACGTTGATTGTCGACAAGACCGGACCGAAGCTTGTCGCGGCGAGCGCGCCCTGTGCTGAACCTGGCGATCGGCGCGATCCAGGCGCAGTTACCTGCGGGACGTTCTTTACCGGGCCTGCTTCATTAGACGCCCGCAAGATGTCCACACCGCAGTTTGCAGCTACTCTGTCCATGGTCCTGAATGCTCCTGTAATTGATAAGACTGGGACGACTGGCGTTTATGACATCCATCTCGAATTCAACCCCGAAGGCACGGATCTTAGTGGTCGAGGCGCACACGGTCTTGACACCACACCAGCTGCGGACAACCCGGATACAGGCAAGCCCTCTATATTCGCCGCACTCCAACAACAGCTTGGGTTGCGCCTGGAACCGGCGAAGGTACCGACTAATATTCTGATCATCGATCACATTGAAAGGCCATCTGAGAACTGA